One window from the genome of Nicotiana sylvestris chromosome 9, ASM39365v2, whole genome shotgun sequence encodes:
- the LOC104215871 gene encoding probable WRKY transcription factor 48 isoform X3: MLLIKSMADKENKLKPNTSSLEISTFSDQIPANNYSLSSIFDMPTCETEKGSSLSLIETMFSSHPITTPSTFDLLQPPPPAVPLLVPSQIVNKIPSSEIVNTPNSSSISSSSTEAAANDDQLQPNTQTVDDDDQHKNKKQLKPKKKNQKRQREPRFAFMTKSEVDHLDDGFRWRKYGQKAVKNSPFPRSYYRCTTATCGVKKRVERSSEDTSIVVTTYEGIHTHPCPITPRSCIGILSETTAYGGSIGGLGGNGGGSSLFIPQFHYQALQQQPTYFQTPTLPMNFISTCDSSLYSSQERRFSPSTSSSSSLARDHGLLQDMVPSQMRRDPKQE, from the exons ATGCTTTTGATCAAGTCCATGGCGGACAAGGAAAACAAGCTAAAACCAAACACTTCATCACTAGAAATTTCCACATTTTCCGATCAGATTCCGGCGAATAATTATTCTTTATCAAGCATCTTTGATATGCCAACATGTGAAACTGAAAAGGGTTCTTCTTTAAGCTTAATAGAAACCATGTTTTCTTCTCATCCAATTACTACTCCTTCTACATTCGATTTGCTTCAACCTCCACCACCAGCTGTACCTTTATTGGTACCATCACAAATAGTCAATAAGATTCCGTCGTCTGAGATTGTAAATACTCCTAATTCGTCCTCCATCTCTTCATCATCAACTGAAGCTGCTGCCAATGATGATCAACTACAGCCCAACACTCAAACAGTAGATGATGATGATCAACACAAGAATAAGAAACA GTTAAAACCCAAGAAGAAGAACCAAAAGAGGCAAAGAGAGCCGAGATTTGCGTTCATGACAAAGAGCGAAGTTGATcatttggatgatggttttagaTGGAGAAAGTACGGCCAAAAAGCAGTAAAAAACAGCCCCTTTCCCAg GAGCTACTATCGTTGCACCACCGCAACATGTGGTGTGAAGAAGAGAGTGGAAAGGTCATCTGAAGATACTTCAATAGTAGTTACAACTTATGAAGGTATTCACACTCATCCATGCCCCATTACGCCTCGCAGCTGCATCGGCATTTTGTCTGAAACCACCGCCTACGGTGGCTCAATTGGTGGTCTTGGCGGCAATGGTGGTGGTTCCTCTTTATTTATCCCACAATTCCATTATCAAGCATTACAACAACAACCGACCTATTTTCAGACACCAACATTACCGATGAACTTTATTAGTACTTGTGATTCCTCCTTATATTCATCACAAGAGAGAAGGTTCTCgccttctacttcttcttcttcctctttggcTAGAGATCATGGGCTTCTGCAGGACATGGTGCCATCCCAAATGAGGAGAGATCCAAAACAAGAGTAG
- the LOC104215871 gene encoding probable WRKY transcription factor 48 isoform X1, with protein sequence MLLIKSMADKENKLKPNTSSLEISTFSDQIPANNYSLSSIFDMPTCETEKGSSLSLIETMFSSHPITTPSTFDLLQPPPPAVPLLVPSQIVNKIPSSEIVNTPNSSSISSSSTEAAANDDQLQPNTQTVDDDDQHKNKKQLKPKKKNQKRQREPRFAFMTKSEVDHLDDGFRWRKYGQKAVKNSPFPRSYYRCTTATCGVKKRVERSSEDTSIVVTTYEGIHTHPCPITPRSCIGILSETTAYGGSIGGLGGNGGGSSLFIPQFHYQALQQQPTYFQTPTLPMNFISTCDSSLYSSQERRFSPSTSSSSSLARDHGLLQDMVPSQMRRDPKQDRVAFSLSTLSMKSQS encoded by the exons ATGCTTTTGATCAAGTCCATGGCGGACAAGGAAAACAAGCTAAAACCAAACACTTCATCACTAGAAATTTCCACATTTTCCGATCAGATTCCGGCGAATAATTATTCTTTATCAAGCATCTTTGATATGCCAACATGTGAAACTGAAAAGGGTTCTTCTTTAAGCTTAATAGAAACCATGTTTTCTTCTCATCCAATTACTACTCCTTCTACATTCGATTTGCTTCAACCTCCACCACCAGCTGTACCTTTATTGGTACCATCACAAATAGTCAATAAGATTCCGTCGTCTGAGATTGTAAATACTCCTAATTCGTCCTCCATCTCTTCATCATCAACTGAAGCTGCTGCCAATGATGATCAACTACAGCCCAACACTCAAACAGTAGATGATGATGATCAACACAAGAATAAGAAACA GTTAAAACCCAAGAAGAAGAACCAAAAGAGGCAAAGAGAGCCGAGATTTGCGTTCATGACAAAGAGCGAAGTTGATcatttggatgatggttttagaTGGAGAAAGTACGGCCAAAAAGCAGTAAAAAACAGCCCCTTTCCCAg GAGCTACTATCGTTGCACCACCGCAACATGTGGTGTGAAGAAGAGAGTGGAAAGGTCATCTGAAGATACTTCAATAGTAGTTACAACTTATGAAGGTATTCACACTCATCCATGCCCCATTACGCCTCGCAGCTGCATCGGCATTTTGTCTGAAACCACCGCCTACGGTGGCTCAATTGGTGGTCTTGGCGGCAATGGTGGTGGTTCCTCTTTATTTATCCCACAATTCCATTATCAAGCATTACAACAACAACCGACCTATTTTCAGACACCAACATTACCGATGAACTTTATTAGTACTTGTGATTCCTCCTTATATTCATCACAAGAGAGAAGGTTCTCgccttctacttcttcttcttcctctttggcTAGAGATCATGGGCTTCTGCAGGACATGGTGCCATCCCAAATGAGGAGAGATCCAAAACAAGA CAGGGTGGCATTCTCATTGAGCACTCTGTCAATGAAATCTCAAAGCTAG
- the LOC104215871 gene encoding probable WRKY transcription factor 48 isoform X2: MLLIKSMADKENKLKPNTSSLEISTFSDQIPANNYSLSSIFDMPTCETEKGSSLSLIETMFSSHPITTPSTFDLLQPPPPAVPLLVPSQIVNKIPSSEIVNTPNSSSISSSSTEAAANDDQLQPNTQTVDDDDQHKNKKQLKPKKKNQKRQREPRFAFMTKSEVDHLDDGFRWRKYGQKAVKNSPFPRSYYRCTTATCGVKKRVERSSEDTSIVVTTYEGIHTHPCPITPRSCIGILSETTAYGGSIGGLGGNGGGSSLFIPQFHYQALQQQPTYFQTPTLPMNFISTCDSSLYSSQERRFSPSTSSSSSLARDHGLLQDMVPSQMRRDPKQEVAFSLSTLSMKSQS; the protein is encoded by the exons ATGCTTTTGATCAAGTCCATGGCGGACAAGGAAAACAAGCTAAAACCAAACACTTCATCACTAGAAATTTCCACATTTTCCGATCAGATTCCGGCGAATAATTATTCTTTATCAAGCATCTTTGATATGCCAACATGTGAAACTGAAAAGGGTTCTTCTTTAAGCTTAATAGAAACCATGTTTTCTTCTCATCCAATTACTACTCCTTCTACATTCGATTTGCTTCAACCTCCACCACCAGCTGTACCTTTATTGGTACCATCACAAATAGTCAATAAGATTCCGTCGTCTGAGATTGTAAATACTCCTAATTCGTCCTCCATCTCTTCATCATCAACTGAAGCTGCTGCCAATGATGATCAACTACAGCCCAACACTCAAACAGTAGATGATGATGATCAACACAAGAATAAGAAACA GTTAAAACCCAAGAAGAAGAACCAAAAGAGGCAAAGAGAGCCGAGATTTGCGTTCATGACAAAGAGCGAAGTTGATcatttggatgatggttttagaTGGAGAAAGTACGGCCAAAAAGCAGTAAAAAACAGCCCCTTTCCCAg GAGCTACTATCGTTGCACCACCGCAACATGTGGTGTGAAGAAGAGAGTGGAAAGGTCATCTGAAGATACTTCAATAGTAGTTACAACTTATGAAGGTATTCACACTCATCCATGCCCCATTACGCCTCGCAGCTGCATCGGCATTTTGTCTGAAACCACCGCCTACGGTGGCTCAATTGGTGGTCTTGGCGGCAATGGTGGTGGTTCCTCTTTATTTATCCCACAATTCCATTATCAAGCATTACAACAACAACCGACCTATTTTCAGACACCAACATTACCGATGAACTTTATTAGTACTTGTGATTCCTCCTTATATTCATCACAAGAGAGAAGGTTCTCgccttctacttcttcttcttcctctttggcTAGAGATCATGGGCTTCTGCAGGACATGGTGCCATCCCAAATGAGGAGAGATCCAAAACAAGA GGTGGCATTCTCATTGAGCACTCTGTCAATGAAATCTCAAAGCTAG
- the LOC104215871 gene encoding WRKY transcription factor 23-like isoform X4: MLLIKSMADKENKLKPNTSSLEISTFSDQIPANNYSLSSIFDMPTCETEKGSSLSLIETMFSSHPITTPSTFDLLQPPPPAVPLLVPSQIVNKIPSSEIVNTPNSSSISSSSTEAAANDDQLQPNTQTVDDDDQHKNKKQLKPKKKNQKRQREPRFAFMTKSEVDHLDDGFRWRKYGQKAVKNSPFPRSYYRCTTATCGVKKRVERSSEDTSIVVTTYEAEYICSRVAFSLSTLSMKSQS, from the exons ATGCTTTTGATCAAGTCCATGGCGGACAAGGAAAACAAGCTAAAACCAAACACTTCATCACTAGAAATTTCCACATTTTCCGATCAGATTCCGGCGAATAATTATTCTTTATCAAGCATCTTTGATATGCCAACATGTGAAACTGAAAAGGGTTCTTCTTTAAGCTTAATAGAAACCATGTTTTCTTCTCATCCAATTACTACTCCTTCTACATTCGATTTGCTTCAACCTCCACCACCAGCTGTACCTTTATTGGTACCATCACAAATAGTCAATAAGATTCCGTCGTCTGAGATTGTAAATACTCCTAATTCGTCCTCCATCTCTTCATCATCAACTGAAGCTGCTGCCAATGATGATCAACTACAGCCCAACACTCAAACAGTAGATGATGATGATCAACACAAGAATAAGAAACA GTTAAAACCCAAGAAGAAGAACCAAAAGAGGCAAAGAGAGCCGAGATTTGCGTTCATGACAAAGAGCGAAGTTGATcatttggatgatggttttagaTGGAGAAAGTACGGCCAAAAAGCAGTAAAAAACAGCCCCTTTCCCAg GAGCTACTATCGTTGCACCACCGCAACATGTGGTGTGAAGAAGAGAGTGGAAAGGTCATCTGAAGATACTTCAATAGTAGTTACAACTTATGAAG CGGAGTATATATGTAGCAGGGTGGCATTCTCATTGAGCACTCTGTCAATGAAATCTCAAAGCTAG